A single genomic interval of Lathyrus oleraceus cultivar Zhongwan6 chromosome 7, CAAS_Psat_ZW6_1.0, whole genome shotgun sequence harbors:
- the LOC127107838 gene encoding polygalacturonase inhibitor 2, giving the protein MQNFPSCMLLLLVILTANLLVPSLSERCNPDDKKALLQIKKEFGNPTKLSSWDPTTDCCNGTWSGVSCDTDTQTFRVNDLDLSDLDLPQPVSIPPSITNLPFLFYLSLSRIPNLVGSIPPSISSLTKLRYLYLSHSSLTGVIPNTLSQIKSLLTLDFSYNKLSGPLPDTLSSLPNLIGITFDGNQLSGSIPESYGSFPDSFTVLTLSRNSLSGTIPASLAKLNLSFVDLSRNSLVGDASVLFGSNKNTQKIVLATNSLAFDIGKVGLSANLNYLDLRNNKIYGTLPEGLTGLKFLHNFNVSYNSLCGQIPQGDNLRRFDEYCYAHNKCLCGSPLPACKT; this is encoded by the coding sequence ATGCAGAACTTTCCCTCATGCATGCTACTTCTCCTTGTAATTCTAACCGCAAATCTCTTGGTTCCTTCACTCTCAGAAAGATGCAATCCGGATGACAAAAAAGCCCTTCTCCAAATCAAGAAAGAATTCGGCAACCCAACCAAACTCTCTTCATGGGATCCAACCACCGACTGCTGTAACGGCACATGGTCTGGTGTCTCATGCGACACCGACACACAAACCTTCCGCGTCAACGACCTCGATCTCTCCGACCTCGACCTCCCTCAACCCGTCTCCATTCCACCCTCCATCACAAATCTCCCTTTCCTCTTCTACCTTTCTCTCTCCCGCATACCAAACCTCGTCGGCTCTATCCCACCGTCAATTTCCAGCCTCACCAAACTCCGGTATCTCTACCTCAGCCACAGCAGCCTCACCGGCGTGATACCCAACACACTTTCACAGATCAAAAGCCTCTTAACCCTCGACTTCTCCTACAACAAACTCAGCGGTCCCCTCCCCGACACTCTCTCCTCTCTCCCTAACCTTATCGGAATCACCTTCGACGGTAACCAACTCTCCGGCTCTATACCGGAGTCCTACGGCTCGTTTCCTGATTCATTTACAGTGCTAACTCTATCACGAAACAGTCTCTCCGGGACAATCCCAGCATCTCTGGCGAAACTGAACCTTTCGTTTGTGGACTTGTCACGAAACTCATTGGTGGGTGATGCTTCAGTGTTGTTTGGTTCGAATAAAAACACTCAGAAGATAGTGCTGGCGACGAACTCGCTGGCGTTTGATATTGGGAAAGTTGGGTTGTCTGCGAATTTGAATTATCTGGATTTGAGGAACAATAAAATATACGGTACGCTACCGGAGGGATTGACGGGACTGAAGTTTCTGCATAATTTCAACGTGAGCTACAATAGTTTGTGTGGTCAAATTCCACAAGGTGACAACTTGAGAAGGTTTGATGAGTATTGTTATGCTCATAATAAGTGTTTGTGTGGTTCTCCTCTTCCAGCTTGCAAGACTTGA